A part of Bacillus rossius redtenbacheri isolate Brsri chromosome 1, Brsri_v3, whole genome shotgun sequence genomic DNA contains:
- the LOC134527993 gene encoding uncharacterized protein LOC134527993 — MARCMLTVYKININNSRVLKSAARNVMKASNTREAAIEKNIITETLSQVVAWYENVTGMDEVRLAQNRVLEAESKFIQAQERRREANRKVAAIQNQLKDLYAELDKTTRGEERYLHLITQEHSILKEERQFASEFQQAEREERDYFSSLSSAVKESHEKERAQAERTKYWSIIGSVIGTVIGVVGSTINNNLKMKELKKLISNVAIQNQENNLPNLDQHLESKLNNELLQIITEMKNVSSTQEHVHTRLGELANSLDKKLAAYSPEKTFSGEVASLLKKNQDITEKIFKDLKQTILSLHAGKQFSDEQAFTVPTSSDEWEITQKTKLVFIGTATAVLVPVILWFMGIR; from the coding sequence ATGGCAAGATGTATGCTCACTGtttataaaattaacataaataattcaCGCGTTTTAAAATCAGCTGCCCGAAATGTAATGAAAGCATCAAACACTCGTGAAGCAGctatcgaaaaaaatattattaccgaAACATTGTCCCAAGTTGTAGCTTGGTATGAAAATGTGACAGGCATGGATGAAGTGAGACTGGCTCAGAACAGAGTTCTAGAAGCTGAAAGTAAATTTATACAAGCACAGGAAAGGAGACGAGAAGCAAATAGAAAGGTGGCAGCAATTCAGAACCAGTTGAAAGATTTGTACGCTGAACTGGATAAAACAACGAGAGGTGAGGAACGTTATCTTCATCTCATCACTCAAGAACACAGCATTCTGAAAGAAGAGAGGCAGTTTGCATCAGAGTTTCAACAGGCAGAACGTGAAGAGAGAGATTATTTCTCATCCCTTTCATCTGCAGTCAAAGAAAGTCACGAGAAGGAGAGGGCACAAGCTGAGAGAACAAAGTATTGGTCAATAATTGGTTCTGTAATTGGCACAGTTATTGGTGTGGTTGGTAGTaccataaacaataatttaaaaatgaaagagCTAAAGAAATTGATATCGAATGTTGCTATCCAGAATCAAGAAAATAACTTGCCAAATTTAGATCAGCATCTAGAATCAAAGCTCAATAATGAACTTCTCCAAATAATTACAGAAATGAAAAATGTTTCAAGTACGCAAGAACATGTGCATACCCGACTAGGAGAGTTAGCAAACTCATTGGACAAAAAATTAGCAGCATATTCACCTGAAAAAACTTTCAGTGGTGAAGTAGCTAGcttgttgaaaaaaaatcaggacatcactgaaaaaatttttaaagaccTTAAGCAGACAATTCTGTCTTTACATGCTGGGAAACAATTTAGTGATGAACAGGCCTTCACTGTACCGACTTCATCTGATGAATGGGAAATAACACAAAAGACTAAGTTAGTGTTTATAGGTACAGCTACTGCTGTTCTTGTGCCTGTGATACTTTGGTTTATGGGAATTAGGTAG